From Chitinophagales bacterium, the proteins below share one genomic window:
- a CDS encoding TonB-dependent receptor, with translation MNYSSGSWLTCIFVFFLSPVFAQKPGTIAVMDNDLKEPLAEAVIILQPLNPESGDKQMILFTDQQGELKNVFPEKVAIYIQAAGFNTIQDTVLPGASYTFFLHRLSVNLSEVVVTGQYDINTTDKSIYNIKVIDRSAIESMAAKNLSDVLSNQLNCRLSEDNILGSSVSMNGISGQHVKILIDGVNVIGREGGNIDVSQINMNNVDRIEIVEGPMSVSYGTDAIGGLINIVTRKTSSYPLAADLHLYYETVGTYNGDAAVFWRKRNNAISLSGGRNFFDGFSSTDTSRWMEWKPREQYFTTFNYDYLGKSLKIGFRTDYFQQQIQNKGNPVLTPYQAYAFDDYYFTRRWNNALTAEYRFPNSAKLQFINAYSYYRHIRNIYRTDLVSLEQSLLTAEAIQDTNVFDSWSFRGTYNNSLPLRRSNFQAGYDINLETGKGDKLMSGEQQINDYALFGSVEYRAFNNFFIRPGLRFSYNTRYGAPATPSLNIRYGFLSKYTVRASYAHGFRAPSLKELDLYFVDINHNIIGNSELQAETSDNFGLSFTAVKEEEKWNLKADAALFYNSIHNIITLALVDQAAQLYTYINLDEYKTAGTTISASLNSAHLSLTTGFSLTGLFNVLSDSFAIDKFSLTPELRNNLLLTFPKAGFECAVFFKHTGETPSFNLDAEGKVIQVFTGAYTILDFSATKYALQKRIGFSAGIKNIFNVVNIQSNANAGAVHTSGAETIPYATGRFVFASVRFKFYRE, from the coding sequence GTGAATTACAGCAGTGGTAGTTGGTTAACGTGCATATTTGTTTTTTTTCTTAGTCCTGTTTTTGCGCAGAAGCCCGGTACGATTGCTGTAATGGACAATGATCTGAAGGAACCACTGGCAGAAGCAGTTATTATACTACAGCCATTAAATCCTGAATCAGGCGATAAGCAAATGATCCTTTTTACGGATCAACAAGGAGAGCTGAAAAATGTTTTTCCGGAGAAGGTTGCGATTTATATCCAAGCGGCTGGATTTAATACGATTCAGGATACCGTTTTGCCGGGAGCTTCTTATACATTTTTCCTCCACCGGTTAAGTGTGAACCTCAGTGAAGTGGTCGTTACCGGGCAATATGACATTAATACGACGGATAAATCAATCTATAACATCAAGGTGATTGACAGATCTGCCATTGAATCAATGGCGGCTAAGAATCTTTCAGATGTGTTGTCGAATCAGTTGAATTGCCGGTTGTCTGAGGATAATATTTTAGGCAGCAGTGTAAGCATGAATGGAATATCAGGCCAGCATGTCAAGATTCTTATTGACGGTGTCAATGTAATTGGGAGAGAAGGCGGTAATATTGATGTCAGCCAGATCAACATGAATAATGTGGATCGCATAGAGATAGTAGAAGGTCCCATGTCCGTGAGTTATGGCACCGATGCTATTGGCGGTTTGATCAACATTGTAACCAGGAAAACCAGCAGCTATCCGTTAGCGGCAGATCTGCATCTGTACTATGAAACGGTTGGAACCTACAACGGCGATGCTGCAGTGTTCTGGCGTAAGCGCAACAATGCCATATCACTTTCAGGTGGCCGCAATTTTTTTGACGGGTTTTCATCAACCGATACTTCAAGGTGGATGGAATGGAAGCCAAGGGAACAATATTTTACCACATTTAATTATGACTACCTGGGAAAGTCACTGAAAATCGGATTCAGGACAGATTACTTCCAGCAACAAATCCAAAACAAGGGAAATCCGGTTTTAACACCCTATCAGGCATACGCATTTGATGATTACTATTTCACCAGAAGGTGGAATAATGCGTTGACTGCTGAATACCGGTTCCCAAATAGTGCGAAGCTGCAATTCATCAATGCATACAGTTATTACCGTCATATCCGCAACATTTACAGAACTGACCTTGTATCTCTTGAACAGAGTTTGTTGACTGCGGAAGCGATTCAGGATACAAACGTTTTTGATTCGTGGTCATTCAGGGGTACTTATAACAACAGTTTGCCGCTTCGCAGGTCTAATTTTCAGGCCGGCTATGATATCAATCTGGAAACCGGCAAAGGTGATAAACTAATGTCGGGAGAGCAGCAAATAAATGATTATGCCCTATTTGGCAGTGTAGAGTACCGTGCCTTTAATAATTTTTTTATCCGTCCCGGCCTTCGTTTTTCATACAACACCCGATATGGCGCGCCGGCTACCCCTTCACTTAATATCAGGTATGGCTTTCTTTCAAAGTACACGGTGCGTGCTTCCTATGCTCATGGTTTCCGGGCGCCATCATTGAAAGAGCTCGATTTATATTTTGTTGATATAAACCATAACATTATTGGCAATAGTGAACTCCAGGCTGAGACATCCGATAACTTTGGCTTGTCTTTTACTGCAGTTAAAGAAGAAGAAAAATGGAATCTCAAAGCCGATGCCGCGCTATTTTATAACAGCATCCATAATATCATTACACTTGCATTGGTTGATCAGGCTGCCCAGCTTTATACGTACATCAATCTTGATGAATATAAAACAGCAGGGACAACTATATCTGCATCACTGAATTCAGCACATCTGTCATTGACCACGGGCTTTTCTTTAACCGGGCTTTTCAATGTATTGTCTGATTCGTTCGCGATTGACAAATTCTCACTTACGCCTGAGCTCCGGAACAACTTACTGCTGACCTTTCCAAAAGCCGGTTTTGAATGTGCCGTTTTTTTTAAGCATACGGGTGAAACGCCTTCATTCAATCTTGATGCAGAGGGCAAAGTGATCCAGGTTTTCACCGGTGCCTATACGATTCTTGACTTTTCGGCAACCAAATATGCACTGCAAAAGCGGATAGGGTTCTCCGCGGGTATTAAGAATATTTTCAATGTAGTGAATATTCAAAGCAATGCAAATGCCGGAGCTGTGCATACTTCCGGAGCCGAAACTATCCCTTATGCAACGGGAAGATTCGTGTTTGCATCGGTGCGGTTTAAATTTTACAGGGAATGA
- a CDS encoding purine-nucleoside phosphorylase: MDTLVKRLDEAVAYIKRRTTIVPETGIVLGSGLGSIVSEINIQDVIDYRDIPHFPLSTVHGHPGKLCMGEWNGRKVAVMQGRFHFYEGYSLQQVTFPVRVIKLLGAVNLFVTNASGGLNPAIKIGELMIVTDHINLNSDNPLRGENIESLGPRFPDQHAMYNKALIDQGLNIARRHAITCHTGVYVGVTGPNFESPAEYRYMRIIGGDAVGMSTVPEVIVANHMGMRIFCISVICDEGNPPVPVSVTHQEVVNAAREAEPRMATILRELLTVV; the protein is encoded by the coding sequence ATGGATACATTGGTGAAGAGGCTGGACGAAGCGGTTGCCTATATAAAACGACGAACGACCATCGTTCCTGAAACCGGCATAGTGCTGGGTTCAGGATTGGGCAGCATCGTGAGTGAAATAAACATTCAGGATGTGATTGACTACCGGGATATTCCCCATTTCCCTTTAAGCACCGTGCACGGACATCCCGGCAAACTTTGTATGGGAGAATGGAACGGAAGAAAGGTGGCTGTGATGCAAGGCAGGTTTCATTTCTATGAAGGTTATTCACTGCAGCAGGTGACTTTTCCCGTCAGGGTAATTAAATTGCTGGGTGCGGTGAATTTGTTTGTTACCAATGCTTCCGGCGGACTGAATCCTGCTATTAAAATTGGTGAGCTGATGATTGTAACGGATCATATTAACCTTAATTCAGATAATCCGTTGCGGGGTGAAAATATAGAATCATTAGGTCCGAGGTTTCCGGATCAGCATGCTATGTACAATAAGGCATTGATTGATCAGGGACTGAATATTGCCCGCCGGCATGCCATAACTTGCCACACAGGTGTGTATGTGGGTGTGACTGGTCCCAACTTTGAATCACCGGCAGAATACAGGTATATGCGGATCATTGGCGGCGATGCAGTTGGCATGTCCACTGTGCCGGAAGTGATTGTGGCTAACCACATGGGCATGAGGATATTTTGTATTTCAGTGATCTGTGATGAAGGCAATCCGCCGGTACCGGTGTCCGTTACACATCAGGAAGTGGTGAATGCGGCACGGGAAGCAGAACCCCGCATGGCAACTATTCTCCGGGAGTTATTGACTGTTGTTTGA
- a CDS encoding alkaline phosphatase family protein: MKRILFIALSFVSFAQLSAAQQSNAPAKPKLVVGIVVDQMRYDYIWRFWDLYGEGGFKKLVNDGFLCRNTHYNYFLTTTAPGHASIYTGTTPAIHGIVDNGWYDRASGAEIYCVTDPSVNTVGNETAGVSASPFRLESSTITDELKLVSKYSKVIGIALKDRAAIMPAGHLADGSYWFDSKTGNWISSTWYMKALPEWMQQFNRSRKPDAYLLNDWRLLLPRKDYIMCSGDTVPYESSLPGEMLPAFPHRMVKNNYALIPISPYGNTMTKDVAIEAIKGEQLGKHTTTDFLCVSFSSTDIIGHSFGPNSLETADCYARLDRDLEALIKFIDDYVGKDNVLIFLTADHGAALNPQFANDEQLNGRFTNADKLMIDLNKHLSSLYGQDSLVAGIGSQQIYLNKKRIASAKISEAAIAGKIRDYLILLPDILCVCAPDYNINDCSPYVQTTIMNGFQPARSGDILYSLSPGTVDWHLTTGTSHGTVYAYDNHVPLIWYGWKIAHGTSADATVIPDIAPTISNWMNISFPSGCTGKPITGILMK, encoded by the coding sequence ATGAAAAGAATTCTTTTTATTGCTCTGTCATTTGTTTCATTCGCGCAGCTAAGTGCCGCTCAGCAAAGCAATGCACCTGCTAAACCTAAATTGGTGGTCGGCATCGTGGTTGACCAGATGCGTTATGATTACATCTGGAGATTCTGGGATCTCTATGGAGAAGGCGGATTTAAAAAGCTGGTCAATGACGGATTCCTTTGCAGGAACACACACTACAACTATTTCCTGACCACAACGGCGCCCGGGCATGCCTCCATCTATACGGGCACTACTCCGGCTATTCACGGAATTGTCGATAATGGCTGGTATGACAGGGCTTCAGGAGCTGAAATTTATTGCGTAACAGATCCTTCTGTAAATACGGTCGGCAATGAGACCGCCGGTGTTTCAGCTTCGCCTTTCCGGCTGGAAAGCTCTACGATTACTGATGAGTTGAAACTGGTAAGCAAATATTCAAAAGTTATTGGCATTGCCCTGAAAGACCGTGCTGCGATTATGCCGGCCGGACATCTGGCAGATGGCTCCTACTGGTTTGATTCCAAAACAGGTAACTGGATCTCAAGCACCTGGTATATGAAAGCCCTGCCGGAATGGATGCAGCAATTCAACAGATCCCGGAAACCTGATGCTTATCTTTTGAATGACTGGCGCTTGCTGCTACCGCGAAAAGATTACATTATGTGCTCCGGTGATACGGTTCCTTATGAAAGCAGTTTACCGGGCGAAATGCTTCCAGCCTTCCCTCACAGGATGGTAAAAAACAACTATGCACTGATTCCAATATCACCCTATGGAAATACCATGACAAAAGATGTTGCCATTGAAGCGATAAAAGGAGAACAATTGGGTAAACATACAACCACTGATTTTCTTTGTGTCAGCTTCTCCTCCACCGATATCATTGGTCATTCCTTTGGTCCGAATTCATTGGAAACAGCAGATTGTTATGCGAGGCTGGACAGGGATCTTGAAGCGCTGATCAAATTTATTGATGATTACGTCGGCAAAGACAATGTGCTGATATTCCTCACCGCCGATCATGGTGCAGCCTTAAATCCACAGTTCGCCAATGATGAGCAGTTAAACGGAAGATTTACTAACGCCGACAAATTGATGATTGACCTTAACAAGCACCTCTCATCCTTATATGGACAGGATTCCCTGGTGGCCGGTATCGGCAGTCAGCAGATTTATCTTAACAAAAAACGTATCGCTTCCGCCAAAATATCAGAAGCTGCTATAGCCGGCAAAATTCGCGATTACCTTATTCTGCTGCCAGACATTTTGTGTGTGTGCGCGCCAGATTATAACATTAATGACTGCTCACCATATGTACAAACCACCATCATGAATGGTTTTCAACCTGCCAGGAGTGGTGACATTCTTTACTCGCTTTCACCGGGAACTGTTGACTGGCATCTTACTACCGGCACTTCACACGGTACCGTTTATGCTTATGACAATCATGTGCCGCTGATCTGGTATGGCTGGAAAATAGCACATGGAACATCTGCCGATGCGACAGTCATTCCGGATATTGCACCAACTATTTCAAATTGGATGAATATCTCCTTTCCATCAGGCTGCACAGGCAAGCCCATTACAGGCATTCTTATGAAGTGA
- a CDS encoding putative porin, producing MVNFNKPVVCILLLSTLLLAKVSTAQDTVFNYNPSWTSYSLMQDPDIYYQLDTVITYFNRYHPAEAAFGYLHTGHIGAAAGPMFFLPPSDAAFDIGFHQFDLYWLKSDAVKYFDSKHPYTVVAYQQGSKAEVLGSFIHTQNILPQWSLGVSLNRYRTDGFYQRQVTKITNMDAFTRYASQNGFYHLDFSYILNSLKVEENGGVENTDVFTDTTLLDKSLQPVLLDSAMNTGKNDVLFFQHSFDFGEKVDVKKNDSVTYRKVIPKWRLQQSVQWERRSYRFRDAAIDSAFYSNIYLDSVLTRDTLKFDCVSSEVRFRTMKSDLGPLRNFAADLYLHHDLYALQSALGGEKVQNGIAGIALRKTGRPDSVNRLRLEYQLAGEVNLIDRNQGDFRLQFLMDVHAGASNIITVDAQNASNHPSYIQQHYLSNHFSWNNNFSAYNTAIASVSWEQTVWKLKLSAQFFSVKNYLYWNSDALPAQYDRVLKAYSFFLQKNFVYKGFHLENELQYQSYSNDTVVSFPTFLLRQSFYFENRLFKGALHSKIGIDIRYNNDYFAPAYMPETGQFYQQQFSKLHYYPVADLFISLQVKGVRAFAMMQHINKDMFGPGYFAVYRSPMPDRSFKLGLEWRFWN from the coding sequence ATGGTAAATTTTAATAAACCCGTTGTTTGCATACTGCTCCTGTCAACACTCTTATTGGCCAAGGTTTCCACCGCGCAAGACACCGTTTTCAACTACAATCCTTCCTGGACGAGTTATTCTTTAATGCAGGATCCTGATATTTATTATCAGCTCGATACGGTTATTACCTATTTCAACAGGTATCATCCTGCGGAGGCTGCATTTGGATATTTGCATACCGGGCATATCGGTGCCGCCGCCGGACCGATGTTTTTTTTACCGCCTTCGGATGCCGCTTTTGATATTGGCTTTCATCAGTTTGATCTTTACTGGCTGAAAAGCGATGCTGTAAAATATTTTGATTCAAAACATCCATACACTGTCGTCGCCTATCAACAAGGTTCAAAAGCCGAAGTATTGGGTTCATTCATTCACACCCAGAATATACTGCCACAATGGAGTTTAGGCGTCAGCCTGAACCGCTACAGAACAGACGGCTTCTATCAGCGGCAGGTAACCAAGATCACCAATATGGACGCATTTACGAGGTATGCATCTCAAAATGGTTTTTATCACCTGGATTTTTCCTACATACTCAATTCATTGAAGGTAGAAGAAAATGGAGGGGTGGAAAATACCGATGTGTTTACCGATACAACTTTACTCGACAAGTCGTTGCAGCCAGTGCTGCTGGACAGCGCAATGAATACCGGCAAGAATGATGTGCTTTTTTTTCAGCATAGTTTTGATTTCGGTGAAAAGGTTGACGTGAAAAAGAATGATTCCGTCACATATAGAAAGGTTATTCCGAAATGGCGGCTGCAGCAATCGGTTCAGTGGGAAAGACGCAGTTACAGGTTCCGGGATGCAGCTATTGACAGCGCCTTCTATTCCAATATTTACCTGGATTCAGTTCTTACACGAGACACCTTAAAGTTTGATTGTGTAAGCAGTGAAGTCAGGTTTCGCACAATGAAAAGCGATCTCGGGCCATTGAGGAATTTTGCTGCAGACCTTTATTTACATCATGATCTGTATGCGTTGCAGTCGGCGCTGGGCGGTGAAAAAGTACAAAATGGAATTGCCGGCATTGCACTACGCAAAACAGGACGGCCTGATTCCGTTAACAGGTTAAGACTGGAATATCAGCTGGCTGGTGAAGTGAATCTTATCGACAGAAATCAAGGCGATTTCCGTTTGCAATTTCTTATGGATGTGCATGCCGGTGCATCAAATATCATTACTGTTGATGCGCAAAACGCATCAAATCACCCTTCCTACATTCAGCAACACTATTTGTCAAACCATTTCAGCTGGAACAATAATTTTTCGGCTTACAATACTGCTATTGCTTCTGTTTCCTGGGAGCAAACGGTATGGAAATTAAAATTATCCGCTCAGTTCTTCTCAGTCAAAAACTATTTATACTGGAACAGCGATGCACTGCCGGCGCAGTATGATCGTGTGCTGAAAGCGTATTCTTTTTTTCTTCAGAAAAACTTTGTGTACAAGGGATTTCACCTGGAGAATGAATTGCAATATCAGTCTTACAGCAACGATACTGTCGTGAGCTTTCCGACATTCCTGTTGCGGCAGAGTTTTTATTTTGAGAACCGTCTGTTTAAGGGCGCCTTGCACAGCAAGATCGGGATTGACATACGTTATAACAATGATTATTTCGCTCCTGCCTATATGCCGGAAACCGGTCAGTTTTATCAGCAGCAATTCAGCAAGCTGCATTATTATCCGGTGGCTGATTTATTTATTTCGTTGCAGGTAAAAGGCGTAAGGGCTTTTGCAATGATGCAGCATATTAACAAGGACATGTTCGGGCCCGGTTACTTTGCAGTGTATCGTTCACCTATGCCGGACAGGTCATTTAAGCTGGGGTTGGAATGGCGATTCTGGAATTAA
- a CDS encoding Nif3-like dinuclear metal center hexameric protein gives MKLSEITKALESFAPLSLQENYDNAGLLTGNPEQDVQQAMLCLDITEEVLEEAISTGCNLIIAHHPVIFSGLKKITGSNYVERIIIKAIRHDIAIYAAHTNLDNLLRGVNAKIAGRLNLQNTTVLTPARQQLMKLVTFVPVVHADKVRDGLFAAGAGSIGNYDECSFNTDGTGTFRGNELSQGFTGEKGKRHYEQETRIEVIFPVWRRQHILSALKMCHPYEEVAYDLLHLSNTLYEVGMGLIGKLPAAMEPVAFLKFLKEKMAAKVIRHTALCKEMITTVAVCGGAGSFLLEAAKNEGADLFITADFKYHQFFDADKDIIIADIGHFESEQFTPEIFADVLRQRFPTFAVRFTTVNTNPINYY, from the coding sequence GTGAAATTGTCAGAAATTACCAAGGCCCTGGAATCCTTCGCTCCGCTTAGCCTGCAGGAAAATTATGATAATGCCGGACTGTTAACCGGCAATCCTGAGCAGGATGTACAGCAAGCAATGCTTTGCCTCGATATTACCGAAGAAGTGCTGGAGGAAGCAATTTCCACCGGCTGCAACCTTATTATTGCGCATCATCCGGTAATTTTTTCAGGGCTGAAGAAAATAACCGGCAGTAACTATGTAGAACGCATCATTATTAAAGCCATTCGTCATGATATCGCCATCTATGCAGCACATACCAATCTGGATAACCTGTTACGGGGTGTAAATGCAAAAATCGCCGGCCGGCTCAATCTGCAAAATACTACCGTGCTTACACCTGCAAGGCAGCAACTGATGAAGCTGGTCACATTTGTCCCCGTCGTTCATGCCGATAAGGTGAGAGACGGGCTGTTTGCAGCAGGCGCCGGCAGTATCGGAAACTATGATGAATGCAGTTTCAATACCGATGGAACCGGAACTTTCAGAGGTAATGAGCTCTCACAAGGTTTCACGGGTGAAAAAGGGAAAAGACACTATGAGCAAGAAACAAGAATTGAAGTAATATTTCCTGTATGGCGAAGGCAGCACATACTCTCGGCATTGAAGATGTGCCATCCTTATGAAGAAGTTGCTTATGATTTGCTGCATTTGTCTAATACCTTATATGAGGTTGGGATGGGACTGATCGGTAAACTCCCGGCAGCCATGGAACCTGTTGCATTCCTGAAATTCCTGAAAGAAAAAATGGCAGCCAAAGTAATCAGGCATACCGCGCTTTGTAAAGAAATGATAACTACCGTTGCTGTCTGCGGTGGCGCCGGCAGTTTCCTGCTGGAGGCGGCAAAAAATGAAGGAGCCGACCTTTTTATCACTGCTGATTTCAAATATCACCAGTTTTTTGATGCAGATAAGGATATAATTATTGCAGATATCGGGCATTTTGAAAGTGAACAATTTACGCCGGAGATTTTTGCTGATGTTTTAAGGCAAAGATTTCCTACTTTTGCCGTCCGTTTTACTACTGTTAACACTAATCCAATAAACTATTACTGA
- a CDS encoding HmuY family protein: MKVFCALEKSGIFKVDQLLRHLNSIVSVIAVWLFITAMSSCFKGDTAMVLPPPGDAHISQVALTADYHRQQYFNLSNGDTLGSNYDSWDLCFEAATSGWHIWMNGGNLALIARMNTKNFDSVSSISGVTWKWDESSWNPDSTAIGEWRNSQEVYLLDLGYLKPAEKRYKKIIFQSVSDAAYEMEYANLDGSDWHNVQIPKNDLYTFKYFSFEENGNLPDIEPKRQDWHLQFTHYRYIFYDQHPALPYLVTGVLINPGMAVAIDSTMTFSKIGYQEAVALNFADNRDIIGYGWKYYDFDKAAYVVHSNINYILRDLNGVYWKLRFIDFYNEQGEKGYPQFEYQRL, encoded by the coding sequence ATGAAAGTGTTTTGTGCGCTGGAGAAATCCGGCATTTTCAAAGTAGATCAGCTGCTCCGTCATTTGAACTCTATTGTATCTGTGATCGCAGTATGGTTGTTTATCACAGCTATGTCTTCCTGCTTTAAGGGAGATACGGCTATGGTACTTCCGCCGCCGGGCGATGCACACATCAGCCAGGTTGCTTTGACTGCGGATTATCACCGGCAGCAGTATTTTAATCTGAGTAACGGCGATACACTCGGCAGCAATTACGATTCCTGGGATTTATGTTTTGAAGCAGCAACATCAGGCTGGCACATCTGGATGAATGGAGGTAACCTTGCACTGATCGCACGGATGAATACAAAAAACTTCGACTCAGTCAGCAGCATTTCCGGAGTCACCTGGAAATGGGATGAATCGAGCTGGAACCCTGATTCAACAGCCATTGGTGAATGGCGCAATAGTCAGGAAGTGTACCTTTTGGATCTTGGCTATCTAAAACCCGCCGAAAAACGCTATAAAAAAATAATTTTTCAAAGTGTATCGGATGCGGCTTATGAAATGGAATATGCAAACCTGGACGGAAGCGACTGGCACAATGTGCAGATTCCCAAAAATGATCTTTACACCTTTAAGTATTTTTCTTTTGAAGAAAATGGTAACCTGCCGGATATTGAACCCAAACGGCAGGATTGGCATTTGCAGTTTACGCACTATCGCTACATCTTTTATGATCAGCATCCAGCTTTGCCTTACCTGGTTACAGGCGTGCTGATTAATCCCGGCATGGCAGTGGCAATAGATTCCACCATGACTTTCAGTAAAATTGGTTATCAGGAAGCAGTGGCTTTAAACTTTGCGGATAACCGTGACATCATCGGGTATGGCTGGAAGTATTATGACTTCGACAAAGCAGCTTATGTAGTCCATTCAAATATCAATTATATACTGCGCGACCTGAATGGTGTCTATTGGAAACTCCGTTTTATTGATTTTTACAATGAGCAAGGTGAGAAGGGATATCCTCAATTTGAATATCAGCGCCTGTAG
- the lpxK gene encoding tetraacyldisaccharide 4'-kinase, producing the protein MNRFLQKILLPLSWLYGAGAALHNRQFDLGIRKSVAFAFPVIVVGNLSAGGTGKTPMAEYLISLLATSYKTGVLSRGYRRKTKGYLEVEQQLSYRETGDEPMQLKRKFPQVMVAVCESRVIGLVSMVSDEPGLQVVILDDAFQHRAVKPGFSILLSEYAHLFTRDRLLPAGRLRESASGALRADVIVVTKCPVALSGNEREALKRELSPVLSKPVFFSTLQYGEPYDIFDNTRKRGVAAGDQVLLFCGIANPDALVTCLQRKEAAVQLIRFKDHHPFSLKQLKDIHQQFSGMKGGNKMLLTTEKDAVRLLPFKEFIDSHQLEIYCMPVQTVFPEADRKQFDEMIRSFVHSFNAEDHGQSTEGSRQDE; encoded by the coding sequence ATGAATAGGTTCTTACAGAAAATATTATTGCCGCTTTCATGGTTGTATGGAGCCGGAGCGGCGCTGCATAACAGGCAATTTGACCTCGGAATCAGAAAGTCTGTCGCATTCGCTTTTCCCGTCATTGTCGTTGGTAATCTTTCCGCTGGCGGTACGGGTAAAACACCCATGGCGGAGTACCTTATTTCCCTGCTTGCAACTTCCTATAAAACCGGTGTCCTGAGCCGTGGTTACCGTCGCAAAACAAAAGGTTACCTGGAAGTAGAGCAGCAGTTAAGTTATAGGGAAACAGGAGATGAACCCATGCAGCTCAAGCGAAAATTTCCACAAGTGATGGTAGCCGTTTGCGAATCAAGAGTGATAGGCCTGGTGAGTATGGTGAGTGATGAACCCGGCTTGCAGGTTGTCATCCTGGATGATGCATTTCAGCACAGAGCTGTTAAACCCGGATTTTCAATTCTGCTTTCTGAGTATGCTCATCTTTTTACCAGAGACCGGTTATTGCCGGCCGGCCGGTTACGGGAGTCTGCAAGCGGAGCATTAAGGGCAGATGTAATTGTTGTTACAAAATGTCCGGTTGCACTGAGTGGAAATGAGCGTGAAGCATTGAAGCGTGAGCTGTCACCTGTGCTGTCAAAACCCGTGTTCTTCTCCACCTTGCAATATGGTGAGCCCTATGATATATTTGATAATACCAGGAAACGAGGTGTTGCAGCCGGCGATCAGGTCCTGTTATTTTGCGGAATTGCGAACCCAGATGCATTAGTAACCTGTCTGCAGCGCAAAGAAGCTGCGGTGCAACTGATTCGTTTCAAAGACCATCATCCGTTTAGCCTGAAGCAACTGAAAGATATTCATCAGCAGTTTTCAGGAATGAAAGGCGGGAATAAGATGCTCTTGACAACCGAGAAGGATGCCGTCAGGCTTTTACCATTTAAAGAATTTATCGATAGTCATCAACTTGAAATATATTGCATGCCAGTACAAACAGTTTTTCCTGAAGCAGATAGAAAGCAATTTGATGAAATGATAAGATCATTTGTTCATTCATTCAATGCCGAAGATCACGGGCAAAGTACTGAAGGCAGTCGGCAGGATGAATGA